A section of the Pan paniscus chromosome 11, NHGRI_mPanPan1-v2.0_pri, whole genome shotgun sequence genome encodes:
- the ACTL7B gene encoding actin-like protein 7B, with the protein MATRNSPMPLGTAQGDPGEAGTRPGPDAGLRDTGAATQLKMKPRKVHKIKAVIIDLGSQYCKCGYAGEPRPTYFISSTVGKRCPEAADAGDTRKGTLVGHELLNTEAPLKLVNPLKHGIVVDWDCVQDIWEYIFRTAMKILPEEHAVLVSDPPLSPSGNREKYAELMFETFGIPAMHVTSQSLLSIYSYGKTSGLVVESGHGVSHVVPISEGDVLPGLTSRADYAGGDLTNYLMQLLNEAGHAFTDDHLHIIEHIKKKCCYAAFLPEEELGLVPEELRVDYELPDGKLITIGQERFRCSEMLFQPSLAGSTQPGLPELTAACLGRCQDTGFKEEMAANVLLCGGCTMLDGFPERFQRELSLLCPGDSPAVAAAPERKSSVWTGGSILASLQAFQQLWVSKEEFEERGSVAIYSKC; encoded by the coding sequence ATGGCGACAAGGAACAGCCCCATGCCCCTGGGCACGGCTCAGGGTGACCCTGGAGAGGCAGGAACACGGCCCGGCCCTGACGCCGGCCTCCGGGACACAGGTGCGGCCACTCAGCTCAAGATGAAGCCCAGGAAGGTGCACAAGATCAAGGCGGTCATCATCGACCTGGGCTCCCAGTACTGCAAGTGCGGCTACGCGGGAGAGCCGAGGCCCACCTACTTCATCTCCTCCACCGTGGGCAAACGCTGCCCCGAGGCGGCCGACGCTGGCGACACCCGCAAGGGGACCTTAGTGGGCCATGAGCTGCTCAACACGGAGGCGCCTCTCAAGCTGGTGAACCCGCTGAAGCACGGCATCGTGGTGGACTGGGACTGCGTGCAGGACATCTGGGAGTATATCTTCCGCACCGCCATGAAGATCCTCCCCGAGGAGCACGCTGTGCTGGTCTCCGACCCTCCGCTCAGCCCCAGCGGCAACCGGGAGAAGTACGCGGAGCTCATGTTTGAGACCTTCGGCATCCCAGCCATGCACGTGACGTCCCAGTCGTTGCTGTCCATCTACTCCTACGGCAAGACCTCGGGGCTGGTGGTGGAGAGCGGGCACGGCGTCTCGCACGTGGTGCCCATCTCCGAGGGCGACGTGCTGCCGGGCCTGACCAGCCGCGCCGACTACGCTGGGGGTGACCTCACCAACTACCTGATGCAGCTGCTCAATGAGGCGGGCCACGCATTCACGGACGACCACCTGCACATCATAGAGCACATCAAGAAGAAGTGCTGCTATGCGGCCTTCCTGCCcgaggaggagctgggcctggtcCCGGAGGAGCTGCGCGTGGACTACGAGCTCCCGGACGGCAAACTCATCACCATTGGCCAGGAGCGCTTCCGTTGCTCTGAGATGCTCTTCCAGCCCTCGCTGGCAGGCAGCACCCAGCCGGGCCTCCCGGAGCTCACAGCTGCCTGCCTGGGCCGCTGCCAGGACACGGGCTTCAAGGAGGAGATGGCCGCCAACGTGCTACTGTGTGGCGGCTGCACTATGCTGGATGGCTTCCCCGAGCGCTTCCAGAGGGAGCTGAGCCTCCTCTGCCCCGGGGACAGCCCTGCAGTGGCTGCCGCTCCTGAGAGGAAGAGCTCCGTGTGGACCGGCGGTTCCATCCTGGCCTCCCTGCAGGCCTTCCAACAGCTCTGGGTCAGCAAGGAAGAGTTTGAGGAGCGGGGCAGCGTGGCCATCTACAGCAAGTGCTGA
- the ACTL7A gene encoding actin-like protein 7A, translating into MWAPPAAIMGDGPAKKVGNQAPLQTQALQTASLRDGPAKRAVWVRHTSSEPQEPTESKAAKERPKQEVTKAVVVDLGTGYCKCGFAGLPTPTHKISTTVGKPYMETAKTGDNRKETFVGQELNNTNVHLKLVNPLRHGIIVDWDTVQDIWEYLFRQEMKIAPEEHAVLVSDPPLSPHTNREKYAEMLFEAFNTPAMHIAYQSRLSMYSYGRTSGLVVEVGHGVSYVVPIYEGYPLPSITGRLDYAGSDLTAYLLGLLNSAGNEFTQDQMGIVEDIKKKCCFVALDPTEEKKVPLSEHTIRYVLPDGKEIQLCQERFLCSEMFFKPSLIKSMQLGLHTQTMSCLNKCDIALKRDLMGNILLCGGSTMLSGFPNRLQKELSSMCPNDTPQVNVLPERDSAVWTGGSILASLQGFQPLWVHRFEYEEHGPFFLYRRCF; encoded by the coding sequence ATGTGGGCTCCACCGGCAGCAATCATGGGGGATGGGCCCGCCAAGAAGGTGGGCAACCAGGCCCCCCTGCAGACACAGGCCCTCCAGACTGCCTCTTTAAGGGATGGCCCGGCGAAGCGGGCCGTGTGGGTCCGCCATACGAGTTCAGAGCCGCAAGAACCTACTGAATCAAAGGCAGCCAAGGAGAGGCCCAAGCAGGAGGTGACCAAAGCAGTGGTCGTGGACCTGGGCACTGGCTACTGTAAATGTGGCTTTGCCGGCCTGCCAACACCCACCCACAAGATCTCAACAACGGTGGGCAAGCCCTACATGGAGACTGCCAAGACTGGGGATAATCGCAAGGAGACATTCGTGGGGCAGGAACTCAACAACACAAACGTTCATCTCAAGCTGGTTAACCCTCTGCGACATGGCATCATCGTGGACTGGGATACAGTGCAGGATATCTGGGAATATCTCTTCCGACAAGAGATGAAGATTGCCCCGGAGGAGCATGCGGTCTTGGTTTCAGACCCGCCGCTGAGCCCACACACCAACAGAGAGAAATATGCTGAAATGCTGTTTGAAGCCTTCAACACCCCTGCAATGCACATCGCCTACCAGTCGCGCCTGTCCATGTACTCCTATGGAAGGACCTCCGgcctggtggtggaggtgggccATGGTGTGTCCTACGTGGTCCCCATCTACGAGGGTTATCCTTTGCCCAGCATCACCGGAAGGCTGGACTACGCGGGCTCTGACCTGACAGCCTACCTGCTGGGCCTGCTGAACAGTGCGGGGAACGAATTCACCCAGGACCAGATGGGCATCGTGGAGGACATCAAGAAGAAATGCTGCTTTGTGGCCCTGGATCCCACTGAGGAGAAGAAAGTCCCTCTCAGCGAGCATACGATCCGCTACGTGCTGCCGGATGGGAAGGAGATTCAGCTGTGCCAGGAACGGTTCCTCTGCTCGGAGATGTTCTTCAAGCCATCTCTCATCAAGTCCATGCAGCTGGGCCTCCACACCCAAACCATGTCCTGCCTTAACAAGTGTGACATCGCCCTCAAACGGGACCTCATGGGCAACATCCTGCTCTGCGGGGGCAGCACCATGCTCAGTGGCTTCCCTAACCGTCTGCAGAAGGAGCTAAGCAGCATGTGTCCCAATGACACCCCGCAGGTAAACGTGCTGCCTGAAAGAGACAGTGCCGTGTGGACCGGTGGCTCCATCCTGGCCTCACTTCAGGGTTTCCAACCACTGTGGGTCCACCGCTTTGAGTACGAGGAACACGGGCCTTTCTTCCTCTACAGAAGGTGCTTCTGA